The following are encoded in a window of Cyprinus carpio isolate SPL01 chromosome B18, ASM1834038v1, whole genome shotgun sequence genomic DNA:
- the LOC109098722 gene encoding LOW QUALITY PROTEIN: serine/threonine-protein kinase PAK 1-like (The sequence of the model RefSeq protein was modified relative to this genomic sequence to represent the inferred CDS: inserted 2 bases in 1 codon; deleted 1 base in 1 codon), producing MSDNGEVEDKPPAPPMRNTSTMIGSSGKDSGPLNHGSKPLPPNPEDKRRKEGFIRSILTGGGDKTNKKKERPEISLPSDFEHTIHVGFDAVTGEFTGMPEQWARLLQTSNITKLEQKKNPQVVLDVLKFYDSKETTNSQKYMSFTDKSADNYSSSNAVNSKAVSETPAVATVSEDEDEDEDEDEDEDEATPPPIIAPRPEHTKSIYTRSVIDPLPRPLSTKDAATSPITNMAADSGSPTPTPSTTSATASTTNTNTNTNTPPPSTPQNTDKTRKKKMTDEEILEKLRSIVSVGDPKKKYTRFEKIGQGASGTVYTAIDIATGQEVAIKQMNLQQQPKKELIINEILVMRENKNPNIVNYLDSYLVGDELWVVMEYLAGGSLTDVVTETCMDEAQIAAVCRECLQALEFLHSNQVIHRDIKSDNILLGMDGSVKLTDFGFCAQITPKENKSTTIVTTQHYIPPDVXTPKAQRPKVDIWSLGIMAIEMVEGEPPYLNENPLRALYLIATNGTPELQNPEKLSSVFRDFLNRCLEMDVEKRGSAKELLQHQFLKVAKPLSSLTPLIIAAKEAAKNNR from the exons ATGTCAGACAATGGGGAAGTAGAAGACAAGCCGCCAGCTCCGCCCATGAGAAACACCAGCACCATGATTGGCTCGTCCGGTAAAGACTCAGGCCCGCTGAATCACGGCTCCAAACCCCTGCCGCCCAACCCGGAGGACAAGAGGAGAAAAGAAGGCTTCATCCGATCCATACTCACCGGAGGAGGAGACAAGA CCAATAAGAAGAAGGAGCGTCCAGAGATCTCTCTGCCGTCAGACTTTGAGCACACTATCCATGTTGGCTTTGACGCCGTCACTGGAGAGTTCACT GGCATGCCTGAGCAGTGGGCACGGTTACTCCAGACGTCCAACATCACTAAACTCGAGCAGAAGAAGAATCCTCAGGTCGTTCTGGATGTGCTTAAATTCTACGACTCTAAAGAAACCACCAACAGCCAGAAATACATGAGCTTTACAG ataaaaGTGCAGATAACTACAGCTCTTCCAACGCAGTG AACTCCAAGGCCGTTTCCGAGACCCCCGCCGTGGCCACCGTCTccgaggatgaggatgaggatgaagatgaggatgaggatgaggatgaagccACGCCTCCACCAATCATCGCACCCCGTCCCGAACACACCAAATCT ATCTACACGCGCTCCGTTATTGACCCTCTTCCTCGTCCGCTCTCCACTAAAGACGCCGCTACGTCGCCAATCACTAACATGGCTGCTGACAGCGGCAGTCCGACCCCGACACCCTCCACCACCTCCGCCACAGCCAGCACCACCAACACTAACACCAACACCAACACCCCTCCACCCTCCACCCCACAAAACACCGACAAAACACGCAAGAAGAAGATGACCGACGAGGAGATACTCGAGAAACTGC GAAGTATAGTCAGCGTGGGCGACCCGAAGAAGAAGTACACGCGATTTGAGAAGATTGGCCAGGG GGCGTCTGGAACAGTCTACACAGCCATAGACATCGCCACAGGACAAGAG GTGGCCATCAAACAGATGAACCTACAGCAGCAGCCCAAGAAAGAGCTGATCATCAACGAGATCTTAGTCATGAGGGAAAACAAGAACCCCAACATCGTCAATTACCTGGACAG TTACCTGGTGGGGGACGAGCTGTGGGTGGTGATGGAGTATCTGGCCGGAGGCTCCCTGACAGACGTGGTGACGGAGACGTGTATGGATGAAGCGCAGATCGCCGCCGTCTGTCGGGAA TGTCTCCAAGCGCTGGAGTTTCTGCACTCGAATCAAGTCATTCACAGAGACATCAAGAGCGACAACATTCTGCTGGGGATGGACGGCTCCGTCAAACTCA ctgaTTTCGGCTTCTGCGCTCAGATCACTCCAAAAGAA AACAAGAGCACCACCATTGTTACGACGCAGCACTATATCCCCCCAGATGT GACACCCAAAGCCCAACGGCCCAAAGTGGACATCTGGTCCCTGGGCATCATGGCTATCGAGATGGTCGAGGGCGAGCCGCCGTACCTCAACGAAAACCCTCTGAGG GCTCTGTATCTCATCGCCACCAACGGAACGCCGGAGCTGCAGAACCCAGAGAAACTCTCGTCTGTGTTTCGGGATTTCTTAAACCGCTGTCTGGAGATGGACGTGGAGAAGAGAGGCTCTGCCAAGGAGCTcttacag CATCAGTTCCTAAAAGTGGCCAAGCCTCTGTCCAGCCTCACGCCGCTGATCATCGCAGCTAAAGAGGCGGCCAAAAACAACCGCTAG